The Chroicocephalus ridibundus chromosome 2, bChrRid1.1, whole genome shotgun sequence genome includes a region encoding these proteins:
- the MED10 gene encoding mediator of RNA polymerase II transcription subunit 10, producing MAMAEKFDSLEEHLEKFVENIRQLGIIVSDFQPSSQTGLNQKLNFMVTGLQDIDKCRQQLHDISVPLEVFEYIDQGRNPQLYTKECLERALAKNEQVKGKIDTMKKFKSLLIQELTKVFPEDMAKYKAIRGEDPPP from the exons ATGGCGATGGCGGAGAAGTTCGACTCCCTGGAGGAGCACCTGGAGAAGTTCGTGGAGAACATCCGGCAGCTCGGCATCATCGTCAGTGACTTCCAGCCCAGCAGCCAGACTGGGCTCAACCAGAAATt GAACTTCATGGTGACGGGCTTGCAGGATATCGACAAGTGCCGGCAGCAGCTTCACGATATCAGCGTGCCCTTGGAAGTTTTTGA ataCATAGATCAAGGCCGCAATCCTCAGCTTTACACTAAAGAATGTCTGGAGCGAGCTTTGGCTAAAAATGagcaagtaaaaggaaaaattgaCACAATGAAG aaATTTAAAAGTCTGTTAATTCAAGAACTGACAAAGGTGTTCCCAGAAGACATGGCAAAATACAAAGCTATTCGAGGAGAAGATCCTCCTCCTTAA